Proteins encoded by one window of Nitrospiraceae bacterium:
- the argF gene encoding ornithine carbamoyltransferase, with the protein MKKHFLTLFDLTAEEIEKLLNRSLEMKSGVDVNKCPLIGKSIGLLFEKASTRTRVSFEVGIYQLGAHPVYLTPNEIQLGRGETISDTAKTLSRYLDAVVIRTFGHKLLSEFASASSVPVINGLSDLHHPCQVLSDMLTILENKGRLKDINLAYIGDGNNVANSLVQASALMGINLTIACPEGYEPNAELLRNAKAHAKNEIKITRDPQQAVSDADAVYTDVWVSMGQEQETKTKKKKLKDYQINSKILSHAKKDAIVLHCLPAHRGEEITDEIMDGTQSVVFTQAENRLHAQKALLEMLLGKN; encoded by the coding sequence ATGAAAAAACATTTCCTAACTCTTTTTGATTTAACTGCAGAAGAAATAGAAAAACTATTAAACAGATCTCTTGAGATGAAATCAGGAGTCGATGTAAATAAATGTCCGCTTATCGGAAAAAGCATAGGTCTGCTTTTTGAGAAGGCATCTACAAGGACAAGGGTTTCATTCGAAGTTGGCATATACCAGCTTGGAGCGCATCCAGTATATCTCACTCCAAACGAGATCCAACTCGGAAGGGGAGAAACAATTTCTGATACTGCAAAAACCCTTTCAAGGTATCTTGATGCTGTTGTCATCAGGACATTCGGACACAAACTGCTTTCTGAGTTTGCCTCTGCTTCTTCTGTTCCTGTGATCAATGGTTTAAGTGATCTACACCATCCATGCCAAGTGCTTTCTGACATGCTTACAATTCTTGAAAACAAAGGCAGGCTCAAAGACATCAATCTGGCTTACATTGGCGACGGCAATAATGTTGCAAACTCTCTTGTTCAGGCATCGGCGCTCATGGGAATTAATCTCACGATTGCATGTCCCGAAGGATATGAGCCTAATGCCGAGCTGCTTAGAAATGCAAAGGCTCATGCAAAAAATGAGATAAAAATAACTCGTGATCCTCAACAAGCTGTATCAGATGCTGATGCTGTTTACACAGATGTCTGGGTCAGCATGGGGCAGGAACAAGAGACAAAAACAAAAAAGAAAAAACTCAAAGACTATCAGATAAACAGCAAAATCCTCTCGCATGCAAAAAAAGATGCTATTGTTCTTCATTGTCTTCCAGCGCACAGGGGCGAAGAGATAACAGATGAGATAATGGATGGAACTCAAAGTGTTGTTTTCACACAGGCAGAAAACAGGCTCCACGCTCAGAAAGCTTTGCTCGAGATGCTGTTAGGGAAAAACTAG
- the larC gene encoding nickel pincer cofactor biosynthesis protein LarC, which yields MKIVYLDCSSGISGDMCLGALVDAGIPLKRLEKELKKIPVRGYKLSARKIKRSSIAATKVDVLIDLKSKKQNSKKWKDIENLIKKSSLNPHIKNKGLRIFRNLFEAEAKVHGEPLNKIHLHELGAVDCIVDIFGTIIGLNILGIEKVYASAVNTGNGFVKTKHGILPVPAPATAELLKRALIYSDGTDFELTTPTGAAILKETVIGFGDMPEMIVEKIGTGAGGQDFKSRPNVLRMFIGKDSHGLKEDSKNITVIETNIDDMNPQIYEHVIQRLFEAGALDVYLMQIIMKKSRPGIKLTVLCNNETKEDLMRIILKETTAIGLRFYEAGRKTLAREIKEVNTKLGKVRIKISRLENEIVHATPEYEDCKRIAKKLKMPLLEVIKEINLRAVKTK from the coding sequence TTGAAAATAGTATATCTTGACTGTTCTTCAGGCATAAGCGGAGACATGTGCTTGGGCGCGCTTGTCGATGCAGGCATACCTCTTAAAAGACTCGAAAAAGAACTTAAAAAAATCCCTGTCAGAGGATATAAATTAAGCGCAAGAAAGATTAAACGCTCTAGTATTGCTGCAACAAAGGTTGATGTATTAATCGATTTAAAATCAAAAAAACAAAATTCAAAAAAATGGAAAGATATTGAGAATTTAATAAAAAAATCTTCCCTGAATCCTCACATAAAAAATAAAGGTTTGAGAATTTTCAGAAATCTTTTTGAAGCAGAGGCAAAGGTTCATGGAGAGCCTTTGAACAAGATACATCTGCATGAATTAGGCGCGGTTGACTGCATAGTTGATATATTTGGCACGATAATAGGGCTTAATATTCTGGGCATAGAAAAAGTATATGCGTCTGCTGTAAATACAGGAAACGGTTTTGTAAAAACTAAGCATGGGATCCTCCCAGTGCCTGCGCCTGCAACAGCAGAACTTCTCAAACGCGCTTTGATTTATTCTGACGGAACTGATTTTGAACTCACAACACCGACAGGAGCTGCGATATTAAAAGAGACTGTAATCGGGTTTGGCGATATGCCTGAAATGATAGTTGAAAAAATCGGGACTGGCGCTGGAGGACAGGATTTTAAGAGCAGACCGAATGTTTTAAGAATGTTTATAGGCAAAGATTCTCATGGTTTAAAAGAAGACTCCAAAAATATAACAGTCATCGAAACGAATATAGATGACATGAACCCGCAGATTTATGAACATGTGATACAGAGGCTTTTTGAAGCAGGAGCGCTTGATGTTTATCTCATGCAGATAATAATGAAAAAATCCAGACCCGGAATAAAACTCACTGTGCTTTGCAATAATGAAACCAAAGAAGATTTAATGAGGATAATCCTCAAAGAGACAACTGCAATCGGCCTGAGATTTTATGAGGCAGGAAGAAAGACATTAGCACGCGAGATAAAAGAGGTAAATACAAAACTTGGGAAAGTCAGGATAAAAATCTCAAGGCTTGAGAATGAGATTGTTCATGCAACTCCTGAATATGAAGACTGCAAAAGAATTGCAAAGAAACTGAAAATGCCATTGCTGGAGGTTATAAAAGAAATTAATTTAAGGGCAGTTAAAACTAAATAA
- a CDS encoding 4Fe-4S dicluster domain-containing protein, producing MKETTVELRPILLSDLAKEVVERSGQNIYSCYQCRRCASGCPVGEESGITPDRLIRCILLGDRESALNNLLVWKCLACYTCGQRCPNNIQTARITETLKQMSKKEHLVPLESGVAAFHNAFMKSVSHFGKVNEIELGGLYQLKKTVIDIKKGLFKDIIKTFAEQLRLGMKMLKKKRMHIAFFSIKGFSEIKNIFRKSGT from the coding sequence ATGAAAGAGACAACTGTTGAATTAAGACCGATACTCTTAAGTGATCTGGCAAAAGAAGTTGTCGAGAGATCAGGTCAGAATATTTATTCATGCTATCAGTGCAGACGCTGCGCTTCAGGCTGTCCTGTGGGTGAAGAGTCAGGAATAACTCCTGACAGGCTTATACGCTGCATACTGCTTGGAGACCGAGAGAGCGCACTGAATAATCTTCTTGTCTGGAAATGCCTTGCCTGTTATACATGCGGCCAGCGCTGCCCGAACAACATCCAGACCGCACGCATCACAGAAACCCTCAAACAGATGTCAAAAAAAGAGCATCTTGTTCCTCTTGAGTCTGGAGTTGCTGCTTTTCACAATGCTTTCATGAAATCAGTATCTCACTTTGGAAAAGTAAATGAGATTGAACTCGGCGGACTTTATCAGCTTAAAAAAACCGTTATTGATATAAAAAAAGGACTGTTTAAAGACATAATTAAAACTTTTGCCGAACAGCTGAGGCTAGGGATGAAAATGCTGAAGAAAAAACGCATGCATATTGCTTTTTTTTCAATAAAGGGATTTTCTGAAATAAAAAATATTTTCAGAAAATCAGGGACTTAA
- a CDS encoding CoB--CoM heterodisulfide reductase iron-sulfur subunit B family protein, producing MTDKKLEQVAYYPGCSLHLSSQFYDLQNKLIFPKLGIELKEIDDWNCCGATSASKTDDFLSIALPARNLGIADATGLSDIFIPCSSCYSRMLTSQTTLKNDAVLKNRINKYLAKKNEGRIEIKSILEVLLPLVESGDISNKITKKLNGLKPVCYYGCLLTRFPKDIAVNDDAENPQSMEKICNVLGAEPLDWNYKTDCCGASAAINDTETSLILMSKIIKDAEAYGANCFVTTCPMCHMNLDAYQDRIRSNYGISGHLPVYLLTELIGIAMGISPEELQMDRHFTEAVKLLRDIKII from the coding sequence ATGACAGATAAGAAATTGGAACAGGTCGCTTATTATCCCGGATGTTCGCTCCATCTTTCATCGCAGTTCTATGATCTGCAGAACAAGCTTATCTTTCCTAAACTAGGGATCGAACTTAAAGAGATAGACGACTGGAACTGCTGCGGCGCAACCTCAGCGAGCAAGACAGATGATTTTTTATCAATAGCCCTGCCTGCAAGGAATCTGGGAATTGCCGATGCAACAGGCCTTTCCGATATATTTATTCCCTGCTCTTCCTGTTACAGCAGGATGCTTACATCCCAGACAACATTAAAAAATGATGCTGTTCTAAAAAATAGGATAAACAAATATCTGGCAAAAAAAAACGAGGGGAGGATAGAAATAAAAAGCATACTTGAGGTACTGCTTCCCTTGGTTGAATCCGGAGATATCTCGAATAAAATTACAAAAAAATTAAATGGTTTAAAACCTGTTTGTTATTATGGATGTTTATTGACGCGTTTTCCCAAAGATATTGCTGTGAATGATGATGCTGAAAACCCCCAGTCAATGGAAAAAATATGCAATGTGCTTGGCGCTGAACCTTTGGACTGGAATTACAAGACTGACTGCTGCGGAGCTTCTGCTGCAATTAATGACACCGAGACATCCTTAATCTTAATGTCAAAAATAATAAAAGACGCCGAAGCCTATGGCGCAAATTGTTTTGTAACTACATGCCCTATGTGCCATATGAATCTCGATGCGTATCAGGACAGGATACGCTCGAACTATGGCATCAGCGGACATCTGCCTGTATATCTGCTTACTGAACTTATAGGGATAGCAATGGGCATAAGCCCTGAAGAGCTTCAGATGGACAGGCACTTTACAGAGGCGGTTAAATTACTAAGGGATATTAAAATAATATGA
- a CDS encoding FAD-dependent oxidoreductase produces MSADKKNKIGSVLIVGGGIGGMQAALDLADSEFKVHIVQKESSIGGTMSMLDKTFPTGDCAMCMISPKMVEVGRHRNIDVHATAELIELKGSEGDFTARIRQKARYVDISKCTGCEECVKKCPVESDSDYNQGLAKKTAINRRYAQAVPGAVAIDKLGTSPCRIDCPGEVNAHAYVALTAKGRFAEALEVIRRTNPFPAACGRVCTHPCEDACRRKDLDEAVSICYLKRFLTDWEDRNGGFQKPVIPEQKLEKVAVIGAGPGGLTCARDLALKGYKVTVFEKEKIAGGALALYIPEYRLPKDVLKREIDTILSYGIELKLNQTLGKDFTIDSLKKQGYKAIFVAIGTHRPMKLNVPGEDKQGVWDSLAFLKKANTEGNIDKMTGEKVLVIGGGNAAIDSARAAKRMGADVTIIYRRSCEEMPCSPLELEESEIEGVHLHTLASPIKILGEGKVTGIECLKMHLSEPDESGRLCPVPVNGSNFTIDCDIVITAISQQTEHETIEQSGITTNKWKCISIDENTLATNIDGVFAGGDVVTGPSTVIEAIGMGSRAAKSIHKYLSGSDLMEGLKQIKDRPKFLKNVEGLKKISRRAIMKLLPSERESNFKEVELGFNEKDAVLEAQRCLNCTECCECYLCVDACEAKAIDHDMATSEDMDIKVGSVILSPGLDRYDARLRGELGYGRWPNVVTSLQFERILSASGPYKGVVQRPSDKKHPRKVAWIQCVGSRDSHNANPWCSSVCCMYATKQAIIAKEHDKNIEPAIFFMEMRTFGKDFDKYVERAKNEYDVRYQRAMVSAVREEPSTGNLVMRYAKEDGALVDEIFDMVVLSVGLQPHKDAKELAELCGIDTDIYNFPKTSRLAPVDSSRKGVFVTGIYQGPKDIPETVMQGSAVAGRVMSLLSEARGTETKIKEIPDEKNTADQEPRIGVFVCHCGTNIAGTVDVKKIVEEIKDMQGVVYAEDLMYSCAQDSQEKIKHLVREKNLNRVLVASCTPRTHEPLFQETIQDAGLNKYLFDLADIREQCSWCHMGRNKEATEKALKIVKMELAKTRLLEPLKTDSVGVVHACMIIGGGVAGMTAALSLADQGFDVHIVEKENQLGGLVKKVYRNIEGDNIQEFLKKTITAVSLHKKITVHTGVEIKKTEGFVGNFKTTLTDNAEFEHGAIIVATGGVEYTPVEYLYKKNDKVVTQRELEEELAQGRIFNADESIVMIQCVGSREEPNQYCSRICCQDAVKNAIAIKEKNPHTAVIVLYRDIRTYGLKEDYYKKARDSGVIFIRYDVDKKPEVQQTGDNLFVKTWDYILNKEIILNSDLLVLSTGFRPHPTNDKVGEMYKLTRNADGYFLEAHVKLRPVDFPSEGVFVCGLAHAPKNIEETIAQAQAAAGRAGVILSHKRLAVSGIVAKHNKNLCMSCLTCFRLCPFGSPYIDENGKISHNEVKCMGCGICAGICPAKAFHVNNFRDDQILAMIDSAAENNKD; encoded by the coding sequence ATGAGTGCAGATAAAAAAAATAAAATTGGTTCTGTCTTAATCGTTGGCGGCGGTATCGGAGGGATGCAGGCAGCACTTGATCTTGCTGACAGCGAATTCAAAGTCCATATTGTCCAGAAAGAATCTTCGATAGGCGGCACAATGTCGATGCTGGACAAAACCTTTCCAACAGGCGACTGCGCCATGTGCATGATATCGCCAAAGATGGTCGAGGTCGGCAGGCACAGGAATATTGATGTACACGCCACCGCAGAACTTATTGAGCTAAAAGGCAGCGAAGGTGATTTCACTGCAAGGATACGCCAGAAAGCCCGCTATGTAGATATCAGTAAATGCACTGGGTGTGAAGAATGTGTAAAAAAATGTCCTGTTGAATCTGACAGTGATTATAATCAGGGTCTCGCAAAAAAAACTGCTATAAATCGTCGCTATGCCCAAGCAGTCCCTGGAGCAGTTGCAATAGATAAGCTCGGCACATCGCCCTGCAGGATTGATTGCCCTGGAGAAGTTAATGCTCATGCTTATGTTGCACTTACTGCCAAAGGAAGATTTGCTGAAGCCCTTGAGGTGATCAGGCGAACAAATCCTTTCCCTGCAGCATGTGGAAGGGTATGCACACATCCATGCGAAGACGCATGTAGGAGAAAAGACCTTGATGAGGCTGTCTCGATCTGTTATCTGAAACGATTCCTCACTGACTGGGAAGACAGAAACGGCGGTTTTCAGAAGCCTGTAATTCCTGAACAGAAACTGGAAAAAGTTGCTGTAATCGGTGCTGGTCCAGGCGGATTAACATGCGCAAGAGACCTAGCGTTAAAGGGTTATAAAGTAACTGTGTTCGAAAAAGAAAAAATCGCCGGAGGCGCACTCGCACTCTACATCCCAGAGTATCGTCTTCCAAAAGATGTGCTTAAAAGAGAGATTGACACTATTCTGTCCTATGGTATAGAGCTTAAACTCAATCAAACACTGGGTAAGGACTTTACCATAGATTCCCTTAAGAAGCAGGGATATAAGGCTATATTCGTAGCCATCGGAACACATCGCCCGATGAAACTCAATGTTCCAGGAGAAGACAAACAAGGTGTCTGGGACAGCCTGGCCTTTCTCAAAAAAGCAAACACAGAAGGCAATATAGATAAAATGACAGGAGAAAAAGTGCTGGTCATCGGAGGCGGCAATGCAGCAATAGATTCTGCGCGAGCAGCTAAACGTATGGGCGCTGATGTTACTATTATCTATCGCAGAAGCTGTGAGGAGATGCCATGCAGCCCGTTGGAGCTTGAAGAATCAGAGATAGAGGGGGTACATCTTCACACTCTTGCTTCACCAATCAAGATATTGGGCGAGGGAAAAGTAACCGGCATCGAGTGTTTAAAAATGCATCTCTCTGAGCCTGATGAGTCAGGGCGTTTATGCCCTGTTCCTGTTAATGGCAGCAACTTTACCATAGACTGCGATATTGTTATTACTGCAATAAGCCAGCAAACAGAACATGAGACTATTGAGCAGTCAGGCATTACTACTAATAAATGGAAATGCATATCTATAGATGAAAACACACTCGCCACAAACATTGACGGAGTTTTTGCTGGAGGTGATGTTGTTACTGGGCCTTCGACTGTTATTGAAGCCATTGGCATGGGAAGCCGTGCAGCTAAATCCATACACAAATATCTTAGCGGTTCAGACCTGATGGAAGGACTTAAGCAAATCAAAGACCGTCCTAAGTTTTTAAAAAATGTTGAGGGACTGAAAAAAATTTCTCGCAGGGCTATTATGAAGCTTCTGCCGTCAGAGCGTGAAAGCAACTTCAAAGAAGTAGAACTTGGATTTAATGAAAAAGATGCGGTTCTGGAAGCACAACGCTGTCTTAACTGCACAGAATGCTGCGAGTGTTATCTATGCGTTGATGCTTGCGAGGCAAAGGCAATCGATCACGATATGGCTACATCAGAAGATATGGATATCAAAGTAGGCTCTGTAATCTTGAGTCCCGGACTCGACCGTTATGATGCGCGTCTCCGAGGAGAACTAGGATATGGCCGCTGGCCTAATGTTGTGACTTCGCTGCAATTCGAACGCATTCTCTCCGCATCTGGACCTTATAAAGGCGTTGTACAGAGACCGAGCGACAAAAAACATCCTCGCAAAGTTGCATGGATACAGTGCGTAGGTTCAAGGGATTCGCACAATGCAAATCCTTGGTGCTCTTCTGTCTGCTGTATGTATGCAACAAAACAGGCGATAATCGCCAAAGAACATGATAAGAATATAGAGCCCGCGATCTTTTTCATGGAGATGAGAACATTCGGAAAAGATTTTGATAAATATGTTGAGCGCGCAAAGAATGAATACGATGTCCGTTACCAGCGGGCAATGGTCTCTGCAGTGCGTGAAGAACCATCTACAGGAAATCTTGTTATGCGTTATGCAAAAGAAGACGGCGCTCTCGTAGATGAAATATTTGACATGGTAGTGCTCTCAGTAGGGTTGCAGCCGCACAAAGATGCAAAAGAACTTGCCGAACTCTGCGGCATAGATACAGACATTTATAATTTTCCAAAGACAAGCAGGCTTGCTCCTGTTGATTCTTCGCGTAAAGGTGTATTTGTCACAGGAATTTACCAAGGACCAAAAGATATACCTGAGACTGTAATGCAGGGCAGCGCTGTCGCAGGAAGGGTAATGTCGCTTCTTTCAGAAGCCAGAGGCACAGAGACAAAGATCAAAGAGATTCCTGATGAAAAAAATACAGCAGACCAAGAGCCTAGAATCGGAGTTTTCGTATGCCATTGTGGAACAAATATCGCAGGAACAGTAGATGTTAAAAAGATCGTCGAAGAGATTAAAGATATGCAAGGAGTAGTCTATGCCGAGGACTTGATGTATTCATGCGCGCAGGACAGTCAGGAAAAGATCAAACATCTTGTGAGAGAAAAAAATCTTAACAGGGTGCTCGTTGCTTCATGCACTCCTAGGACGCATGAACCTCTTTTCCAGGAAACGATACAAGACGCAGGATTGAATAAATATCTATTCGATCTTGCTGATATCAGAGAGCAGTGTTCGTGGTGCCACATGGGCAGGAATAAAGAAGCTACTGAAAAAGCTTTAAAGATAGTAAAAATGGAACTTGCAAAAACTCGTCTTCTTGAACCTCTTAAAACAGATTCTGTGGGTGTTGTTCATGCTTGCATGATAATCGGAGGCGGAGTAGCGGGAATGACTGCTGCGCTCTCATTGGCTGATCAAGGATTCGATGTACATATAGTTGAAAAAGAGAATCAGCTCGGAGGATTGGTCAAGAAAGTTTATCGCAATATTGAAGGAGATAATATTCAGGAGTTTCTCAAAAAAACGATTACTGCTGTTTCCCTGCATAAAAAAATAACAGTTCATACAGGAGTTGAGATCAAAAAAACCGAAGGGTTTGTGGGAAATTTCAAAACTACGCTTACAGATAATGCTGAATTTGAACACGGAGCAATCATTGTAGCAACTGGAGGAGTTGAATATACGCCTGTGGAATACTTATACAAAAAAAATGATAAGGTTGTCACACAAAGAGAACTTGAAGAGGAACTCGCTCAAGGGAGAATCTTTAATGCCGATGAATCTATTGTCATGATCCAGTGTGTTGGTTCCCGCGAAGAACCAAATCAATACTGCTCTCGCATCTGCTGTCAGGATGCTGTTAAAAATGCAATAGCAATAAAAGAAAAAAATCCTCATACTGCTGTAATAGTGCTGTATCGCGACATAAGAACTTACGGCCTTAAAGAGGATTATTACAAAAAAGCACGCGACTCAGGCGTGATATTCATAAGATACGATGTCGATAAAAAACCTGAAGTGCAGCAGACCGGAGATAACCTGTTCGTAAAAACATGGGACTACATTCTTAATAAAGAAATAATTCTTAATTCTGACCTGCTGGTTCTTTCTACTGGATTCAGGCCGCACCCAACGAATGATAAGGTCGGAGAGATGTATAAACTCACACGGAACGCAGACGGTTATTTTCTTGAAGCGCATGTAAAACTTCGCCCTGTGGATTTCCCAAGCGAAGGAGTATTTGTCTGCGGTCTTGCACATGCGCCAAAAAATATCGAAGAAACGATCGCACAGGCACAGGCAGCTGCAGGACGCGCCGGAGTTATTCTCTCGCATAAGCGGCTGGCGGTTTCAGGGATTGTTGCAAAACACAATAAAAATTTGTGCATGTCCTGTCTTACATGTTTCAGACTCTGTCCTTTTGGTTCGCCTTATATAGATGAAAACGGCAAAATCTCACATAATGAAGTGAAATGCATGGGATGCGGTATCTGCGCAGGCATCTGCCCTGCCAAGGCATTCCATGTTAATAATTTTCGTGATGATCAAATACTTGCAATGATCGATTCAGCAGCAGAAAATAACAAGGATTAA
- a CDS encoding hydrogenase iron-sulfur subunit has product MEKIDVLNAQNEGSSIEKPGQRPENWEPNILAFACHYCAFAAADLAGVMRLSYPTNVKIVRLPCTGKLDHIHVLHAFEKGIDGVFAAGULKGQCHYLEGNTNAEKRVNYIKTLLAKVGIDPQRLEIYNLSAAMGQRWADICTEFTERIRRLGPSPVWLGLNMKSAKKGEKK; this is encoded by the coding sequence ATGGAAAAAATCGATGTTCTAAATGCACAGAATGAAGGCTCCTCTATAGAGAAACCTGGGCAGAGACCCGAAAACTGGGAACCGAATATTCTGGCATTTGCGTGTCATTACTGCGCATTTGCAGCTGCCGACCTGGCAGGAGTGATGAGGCTTTCTTATCCGACTAATGTAAAGATAGTCCGTTTGCCTTGCACAGGCAAGCTGGATCATATTCATGTACTGCATGCTTTTGAAAAAGGCATAGATGGAGTTTTTGCTGCCGGCTGACTGAAAGGCCAATGTCATTACCTGGAAGGTAATACGAATGCTGAAAAAAGAGTCAACTACATCAAGACCCTGCTTGCAAAGGTGGGAATTGATCCGCAGCGATTGGAAATATACAACCTCTCTGCGGCAATGGGGCAGAGATGGGCTGACATATGCACAGAGTTTACAGAAAGGATACGCAGGCTTGGACCGTCTCCGGTATGGCTGGGTTTGAATATGAAGTCTGCAAAAAAAGGTGAGAAGAAATGA
- a CDS encoding methylenetetrahydrofolate reductase C-terminal domain-containing protein translates to MIVATQKPIDEIWAMVKKHKKILVFGCNTCVAVCHAGGKKEAEILASLLRIKAAQEGLDIEISDNAVERHCEKEFFDPVIEDVKKHDAILSTACGVGVNFLAELLADIPVLPGLNTQFFGAVKEPGVFTELCAGCGECILHLTGGICPVATCAKGLLNGPCGGCKDGSCEISPDIKCAWVRIYERMKKLNRLDEFRENILEAKDWSAAQKPRTIVTSEEKRR, encoded by the coding sequence ATGATAGTTGCTACTCAGAAACCTATTGATGAAATATGGGCGATGGTGAAAAAACATAAAAAGATACTTGTGTTTGGATGTAATACATGCGTTGCCGTCTGCCATGCAGGCGGGAAAAAAGAGGCAGAGATACTGGCCTCTTTGCTCAGGATAAAAGCTGCGCAGGAAGGATTGGATATCGAGATATCCGACAATGCAGTCGAGAGACACTGCGAAAAAGAATTTTTTGATCCTGTTATCGAAGATGTAAAAAAACACGATGCAATCCTGTCAACAGCTTGCGGAGTGGGAGTAAATTTTCTAGCAGAACTTCTTGCCGACATCCCTGTTCTTCCCGGATTGAACACACAGTTCTTCGGAGCTGTAAAAGAACCAGGAGTATTTACAGAACTCTGCGCAGGATGTGGTGAATGCATACTGCACCTTACAGGCGGGATATGTCCTGTCGCAACATGCGCAAAGGGGCTGCTCAATGGTCCATGCGGAGGATGTAAAGACGGCAGCTGCGAGATAAGCCCTGATATAAAATGCGCTTGGGTAAGAATCTATGAAAGGATGAAAAAACTTAACAGGCTCGATGAATTCCGTGAAAATATCTTGGAAGCAAAAGACTGGTCTGCTGCGCAAAAACCAAGAACTATCGTAACCAGCGAGGAGAAAAGAAGATGA
- a CDS encoding methylenetetrahydrofolate reductase — MSFKEAMNSGKFVVTAEAGPPKGTDIKELLHHLDILKGKVDGLNVTDNQSAVMRINSLSVCKIALDKGLDPIFQMTCRDRNRIAIQSDILGASILGIKNILCITGDHVSAGDHKGAKPVYDIESVQLLKAVDGLNNGKDMSGNELKGATDFYQGAVVTPESNPLEPQLMKFEKKIKAGAKFFQTQAVYDMKKFKEFMKYARKFPIKILAGFVVLKSVGMASFLNKNVPGIRVPQELIDELKAAGKEKALDTGINITARHIKELKEENVCDGVHIMAIGMEEKIPLIMERAGLL, encoded by the coding sequence ATGAGCTTTAAAGAGGCAATGAATTCAGGGAAATTTGTTGTTACAGCAGAGGCTGGTCCGCCTAAGGGAACTGACATAAAGGAACTGCTTCATCATCTTGATATTCTCAAAGGCAAGGTAGATGGATTAAATGTAACAGATAATCAGTCGGCTGTGATGAGGATTAATTCTTTGTCTGTGTGCAAGATTGCGCTCGATAAAGGACTCGACCCTATTTTCCAGATGACATGCCGTGACCGTAATAGAATTGCTATCCAGTCGGATATACTCGGCGCAAGCATACTTGGCATTAAAAATATCTTATGCATAACAGGAGACCATGTATCGGCAGGAGACCATAAGGGAGCAAAACCTGTTTATGACATAGAATCAGTCCAACTGCTGAAGGCAGTGGACGGACTCAACAATGGAAAAGATATGTCAGGCAATGAACTAAAAGGCGCAACAGACTTTTATCAGGGCGCAGTAGTTACACCTGAGTCAAATCCACTCGAGCCCCAGCTTATGAAGTTCGAAAAGAAAATAAAAGCAGGAGCAAAGTTTTTCCAGACACAGGCTGTTTACGATATGAAAAAATTCAAAGAGTTCATGAAATACGCAAGAAAATTTCCAATAAAAATTCTGGCGGGCTTTGTTGTGCTTAAATCTGTTGGTATGGCTTCATTCTTAAATAAAAACGTCCCGGGCATAAGAGTGCCTCAGGAATTGATAGATGAACTTAAAGCTGCAGGGAAAGAGAAAGCGCTCGACACAGGAATAAATATTACAGCCAGACATATAAAAGAACTGAAAGAAGAAAATGTCTGTGACGGCGTGCATATCATGGCAATCGGCATGGAAGAAAAAATACCTTTGATAATGGAGCGCGCCGGGCTTCTGTAA